The sequence below is a genomic window from Methanosarcinales archaeon Met12.
TTTTGTTAAATTAGATTTTGATTTATGGTTTCCCAAAGTGTTAAATGGTGGGATAATAGCTTTTCATGACACTACTTATTGGGGAGGTCCGAAGAAAGTTGTAGCTGACTGTGTTTATAAATCTAAACATTTCAAAAATGTTAAATTTGTTGATTCTATTACTTTTGCTCAAAAAGTAAAACAAAACACTTTAAAAGACCGTATTAAAAATAGATATGTACTTTTACTAAAAAATTTATTTGAATTCGCTGGCAAATTACATTTACCAAAACTACTAACAATTATTGGGAAAAAATTGTTAAAGGATTGCATTAAAATCTGTGGGCATAGGGGCAATTTCACTTAACAACATATTAAACGCCTCACATCAATACTCTTTTTGATAGAAAGACGCAATAAGACGATAAGTATATGATAAGTTGAATTGCCAATCTAACGTTAGAAGAACCGCGAGGTAATGAAATGAATATCGCATGGGGTATCACCGGCGCAGGACACTTTCTGAGAGAGAGCTATGAGATTTTCTGGACGCTTGCACAGGAACATCAAATCACGACGTTCGTATCTGGTGCAGGAGAGGAGGTGCTGCGCATGTACGGCCTGTTCGATAAAATGAGCGAAATATCCAATGGGGAATACCTGCGAGAAATCTTTTTAGAAAGCCGTTCTGGCAAGAGTTTTCCAAAGGCCGGGCGCTTTCTGCTGGGAAAATATGATGCGCTAATCATCTCGCCTGCGACATCGAACACCGTCGCAAAGGTCGTGCATGGCATCTCCGACTCGTTAATTACCAATGCAGTTACGCAGACCGTTAAAGGTGGGACACCTGTCTATATCGTACCGGTGGACATCTCTGGCACGCTCATGTCTGAGATGCCATATTTCATAGACAGGGATGCGTGTGAAAAGTGCGATGATTGTCCGCCCAAAGAGAGATGCCCAAAGAACGCCATC
It includes:
- a CDS encoding dihydromethanopterin reductase (acceptor), which codes for MNIAWGITGAGHFLRESYEIFWTLAQEHQITTFVSGAGEEVLRMYGLFDKMSEISNGEYLREIFLESRSGKSFPKAGRFLLGKYDALIISPATSNTVAKVVHGISDSLITNAVTQTVKGGTPVYIVPVDISGTLMSEMPYFIDRDACEKCDDCPPKERCPKNAITDQIDLLKCDGCGLCVDCCPHSAIRGGFVKCRVRDIDAQNVETMRSMDGIAVLKNPNEILSLF